The sequence below is a genomic window from Phoenix dactylifera cultivar Barhee BC4 chromosome 16, palm_55x_up_171113_PBpolish2nd_filt_p, whole genome shotgun sequence.
CTTCTCTGCCAATTTCTCCCACCCTCCCACCTCCTCTTCCCATCTTCCACTCTCCCACGCGTTCCTTAGAAGAATTCGAAGACGAAGCGTAGGAAGAAGTCTCCAAAATCTCGACTTCCGGCTCTTTCGGTTTTTGAGATCCCGAGATCATCCGACGGCGGCGGCGATGCTGCGATCGTGCTTCTGGCCGCTGGAGCGGTGCTTTGGGAGGCTTGGCGGCGGGGATGGGCTCTTGTGGCACCTGGACCTCAAGCCCCACGCCACCGGCGACTTCTCGATCGCCGTCGTCCAGGCCAACAACTCCCTCGAGGACCAGGGCCAGGTGTTCACATCCCCCTCCGCCACCTACGTCGGCGTATACGACGGCCACGGCGGCCCCGAGGCGTCCCGTTTCGTCAACAGCCACCTCTTCCCCTACCTCCACAGTATCGTCTccttccctcttcccctctaTCCTATCATCAGAAACCCTTCTTGATGCGTTAATCGACCCTTTTCTCGACTCGGTCGTCAAAATCGGTTTTTTATCTGATGTAATCTGGCCTTAATTGGGCAGAGTTCGCGACGGAGCAAGGGGGATTGTCTGCGGACGTGATAAAGAAGGCATTCGACGCGACGGAGGAGGAGTTCTTGCATCTGGTGAAGCGATCATGGCTGTCGCGGCCCCAGATCGCGTCGGTGGGGTCGTGCTGCCTCGTGGGGGCGATCACGGACGACACGATCTACGTGGCGAACCTGGGGGACTCTCGGGCCGTGCTCGGCCGCCGGAGCACCAACGGAAGGGCGGTGGTCGCCGAGCGGCTGTCCACCGACCACAACGTCGCCGTAGAGGAGGTCCGGAAGGAGCTCGCCGCGCTCCACCCGGACGATTCCCACATCGTGGTACACAGCCGAGGGGTCTGGCGGATTAAGGGGATCATTCAGGTGAGGAAACCCTTGCCCTCTTCTTTACCGTTTctaataattttcttttaatttcttaaatttctgtATTTATTGGGGTTTAATTTTTCCCTAGAGCTTATCATTTATCAACACAAGCTGCCATGGATGATAATTAGATTTGTTAAAAGCGTCACAATTTTCTTTTcctgaaaaaaaaggaaggcacAAATTTTCAGATTTCTCTAAGTTTCGAGGTATGATTTGTAGGGTAATGAGATTTATATAGGTATTGGAGTGTGCATTTGTTCTCTCATGTCAGCC
It includes:
- the LOC120104048 gene encoding probable protein phosphatase 2C 78; translation: MLRSCFWPLERCFGRLGGGDGLLWHLDLKPHATGDFSIAVVQANNSLEDQGQVFTSPSATYVGVYDGHGGPEASRFVNSHLFPYLHKFATEQGGLSADVIKKAFDATEEEFLHLVKRSWLSRPQIASVGSCCLVGAITDDTIYVANLGDSRAVLGRRSTNGRAVVAERLSTDHNVAVEEVRKELAALHPDDSHIVVHSRGVWRIKGIIQVSRSIGDVYLKKPEFSRDPLFQHSVSPIPLKRAVMTAEPSIQTHKLKPNDLFLIFASDGLWEQLSDEAAVEIVFKNPRAGIAKRLVRAAINEAARKREMRYDDIKRIEKGVRRHFHDDITVIVIYLDQHRQGGQSRFNVRTYDCTSAPVDVFSLNSDESEDPLRSVGSKLDVHDSYIRI